Part of the Niallia alba genome is shown below.
TTTAATAATTGGCAAAGAAAAATCAGTAGCAAAGTCTGCTGTTTCATCGCCATGAAGCTGAATCGCATTAATCCCTGAAACATTCACAATTTTCTCTATATTTTTTTTAGATTCATTGACAAAAACGCCGACCTTTAATATGTTTGTTGGAAGTATTTTGATAATTTCTTTCGCCTGTTCCGCGTTGATTTTTCTTTTGCTAGCAGCAAACACAAAGCCGAGTGCATTTACTCCATTTTCTACCGCACATGCAGCTGCTTCCTTCGTAGTAATTCCACAAATTTTCACTTTCATTTTATCTCCGCCTTTACAGCGACTTTCATTTCTTTCATTTTGCTTTCAAGATCCGAAGCTTTCATAAAAGTTTCACCAACTAAAATGGCATTAGCTCCACAAGAAGTAACCTTTACTATATCCTCAAATGTAGATATACCACTTTCACTAACCATATATCTGCCACTTTCTTTTATTTTTCTTGCCAGCTTTTCAGTCGTTTCAAGGGTTACTTCAAAGGTTTTTAAATTCCGATTATTGACCCCAATTAATTGTGCGTCTGTTTTTAAAGCTCTATCCAATTCTTCTTCATTATGAACCTCCAACAATACTTCAAGCCCTAATTTCGTTGCGTACGTATATAGTTCATCGAGTGTTTCATCATCTAATGCTGCGGCAATTAATAACACAAGATCAGCACCAAAATGTTTGGCAAAGTCGATTTGAATTTTATCGATAATAAAATCTTTACACAATATCGGCAAATTTACCGTTTCTCTAACCTTAGCTAAATCTTCATATGTCCCTTTAAAAAAAGGTGTATCTGTTAAAACTGAAATGGCATCAGCACCATATAATTCATACATTTTTGCTTGTTCCGTTGGATCTTTATCGATATTAATGTCACCTTTTGAAGGTGATGCCCGCTTAAATTCAGCAATGATGGCTAAGGTGTCTGCTTGTTTAATTTTTTCTACAAAGGACTTCTTTTTTAAATGTTGATTTCTTGTTTTTAGCTCTTCTTTTCGTTTATATAAATTTTCAATCGTTTCCCTTTTTTTTGCAATGATTTTATCCAAAATGGTTGTCACTTAAATCCCAGCTCCTTCAAATTCTTTACTTGTTTCTACTAATTGGGATAACTTATGAAGCGCTGCTCCAGAGTCAATGCTTTCCTTTGCTAAATTGACTCCCTCAACAATACTTTCAGCTCTTCCTGCCGTATAGATGCCGATTCCTGCATTTAAAAGGATTGTATCTCGATATGCACCCTTCTTTCCTTTTAACACATTCAATAAAATAGCTGCATTTTCCTTTGCATCGCCCCCACGTATTTTTTCATTCGTATAATAGGGTAAATTTACATCGTCTGGTGTGAGAGAAGTTTCCTCAATCTTTCCGTTCTGTAGAATGACTAGTTGATTGTCACCTTGTAAGGAAGCTTCATCCATACCACCTGCTCCATTTAATACAACTGCTCGTTTTCTTCCTAACTTTCGTAAACTTTCTGCAAATGTAACCAATAAATCACTTCTGTATATCCCCAATACTTGCGTTTCAAGGGAAATTGGATTGGTTAGTGGACCAATTAAATTGAAAAT
Proteins encoded:
- the trpC gene encoding indole-3-glycerol phosphate synthase TrpC yields the protein MTTILDKIIAKKRETIENLYKRKEELKTRNQHLKKKSFVEKIKQADTLAIIAEFKRASPSKGDINIDKDPTEQAKMYELYGADAISVLTDTPFFKGTYEDLAKVRETVNLPILCKDFIIDKIQIDFAKHFGADLVLLIAAALDDETLDELYTYATKLGLEVLLEVHNEEELDRALKTDAQLIGVNNRNLKTFEVTLETTEKLARKIKESGRYMVSESGISTFEDIVKVTSCGANAILVGETFMKASDLESKMKEMKVAVKAEIK